CCTACCTGTAAGCTGTCTCGCCGTGAAGGCACTGATCTTTTTCTGAAGAGTGGTGCTCGTGCGTTAGACTCTAAATGTAAAATTGAAACTGCACCTGGTCAACACGGCCAACGCCGTGGTCGTTTGTCTGATTACGGTGTACAGCTGCGTGAAAAGCAAAAAGTGCGTCGTATCTACGGCATCCTTGAAAAGCAATTCCGTGGTTACTACAAAGAAGCTGCTCGTCGTAAAGGCGCCAGCGGTGAAAACTTGCTGAAGTTGCTGGAATGCCGCTTGGATAACGTTGTTTATCGCATGGGCTTTGGTTCAACTCGCGCAGAATCACGTCAACTCGTTTCTCACAAAGCAATCAGTGTAAATGGCAAAACTGTCAATGTTGCGTCTTTCCAGGTTGCTGCTGGTGATGTTGTTGCTGTTCGCGAAAAAGCCAAGAAGCAATTGCGTGTTCAAAACGCACTGAACTTGGCTGGCCAACGTAGTAATGTTGAGTGGGTGGATGTTAACAGCGAGAAAAAAGAAGGCGTATTCAAGCGCATTCCTGATCGCATTGATTTGCCTGCTGACATCAACGAGAACCTCATCGTCGAGCTTTACTCTAAGTAAGGGACGAACCGCTAACAGGTATTGCTATGCAGACTGCAGTAAACGAATTTTTAACTCCGCGTCATATCGATGTTTCAGAAAGTGGGCCAACCCGCGCACGCGTGGTTTTGGAACCATTGGAGCGTGGCTTCGGGCATACTTTAGGCAATGCATTGCGTCGTATTTTGCTCTCTTCTATGGCTGGTTGCGCCATAACTGAAGTGGAAATCGAAGGCGTGTTGCATGAGTACAGCGCTATTGAAGGTGTTCGTGAGGATGTTATTGAAATCCTTCTGAACCTCAAAGGTGTTGCTGTAATTATGCATGGTAAGGATCACGCAGTTCTTACCTTGACCAAAAAAGGCCCCGGCGTTGTGACTGCTGCTGATATTCAGTTAGATCATGATGTGGAAATTAAAAATCCAGATCATGTGATTGCTAACATTACTGGCAATACTGAATTGAAAATGCGCTTAACCATCGCACGTGGTCGTGGCTACCAGCCAGCTGACAGCCGTCGTCGTGATGATGATGAAAGCCGTGCAATTGGTCGCTTGCAGTTAGATGCCTCTTTTAGCCCTGTTAAGCGCTTGGCTTACAGCGTTGAAAGCGCTCGTGTTGAACAGCGCACTGATTTGGATAAGTTGATTTTGGATTTGGAGACCAACGGTACCATTGATCCGGAAGAAGCTATTCGTCGCGCAGCAACTATTCTGCAGCAGCAACTTGCTGTGTTTGTTGATTTGGAAGGTGAGAAACAATCAGCTCCAGAGCAAAAAGAAGAGGCTATTGACCCAATTCTGTTGCGCCCTGTTGATGACTTGGAGCTTACCGTTCGTTCAGCAAACTGCTTGAAAGCGGAAAATATTTACTACATTGGTGATTTGATTCAGCGCACAGAAGTTGAGCTGTTGAAAACGCCAAACTTGGGTAAAAAATCTCTTACCGAAATTAAGGACGTTCTGGCTTCACGCGGATTGTCCCTCGGTATGCGTTTGGAAAACTGGCCACCAGCCAGTTTGAGAAACGACTAAAAACCTGAAACCAGCGACAAATATCACCCAAGTGATGTTTGTCGCTGGTTTTTATTATTAGTTCGCCCGTTAACTCACTTCGGTGCGGGTGATTAACGAGATTGCTACTAGCAATCCATTTTTGAAGGATATTTGTTATGCGTCATAAATTAAGTGGTCGTCAATTAGGCCGTAATGCTTCTCACCGTAAAGCTATGTTCCGTAACATGGTTACTTCTTTGGTTGAGCATGAATTAATTAAAACTACTTTGCCAAAAGCAAAAGAGCTGCGTCGTTTTGCAGAGCCTTTGATCACTTTGGCCAAGGTAGATAGCGTTGCTAACCGTCGTTTGGCATTCGCCCGTTTGAACAACAAAGAAGCTGTAGGTAAGTTGTTCAGCCAATTAGGCCCACGTTACAACACTCGTCCAGGCGGTTACGTTCGTATTTTGAAATGTGGCTTCCGTGCTGGTGATAAAGCGCCAATGGCTTATGTTGAGCTGGTTGATCGCCCTGCTAAAGCACTTGATTCTGCAGTAGAAGCTGAATAAGTTCTCACTGTGCATAAAAAAACCGGACCTAGCGTCCGGTTTTTTTATGCCTGTTTTTTTGTAGGCGAACGCGCTTATAAATACGAGTTGGAAGGTGCCCATTAAAAAAGCCGGGTTAGTTGCCCGGCTTTTTTATCGCAGCAGTTTATTTTTTTGCCGCTTTGGTCTTTTTCACTTTTAGCATGGGTTTCAAAAAGCGCCCGGTGTGGGAATGTTCAAGTTGTGCAATTTCTTCCGGTGTTCCGGTGGCGATGATTTGGCCTCCGCCACTGCCGCCCTCCGGGCCTAAATCGACTATCCAGTCTGCTGTTTTGATGACATCGAGGTTATGTTCGATCACAACAACGGTATTGCCGTGGTCGCGCAGGCGATGCAATACATTCAGCAATTGTTGGATGTCATAAAAATGCAGGCCTGTCGTCGGTTCGTCGAGTATGTAGAGTGTTTTGCCTGTGTCGCGCTTTGATAACTCTTTCGCGAGTTTTACCCGCTGTGCCTCGCCGCCCGAGAGCGTTGTGGCTGATTGCCCAAGGCGGATATAGGAAAGGCCTACATCGATCAGGGTTTGCAGCTTGTTGGCAATAGAGGGGATGGCATCAAAGAAGGCGCGCGAGTCTTCTACCGTCATTTCCAGCACTTCGTGGATGTTCTTGCCTTTGTATTTCACATCCAGTGTTTCGCGGTTGTAACGTTTGCCTTTACACACATCGCAGGGGACATAAACGTCGGGCAGGAAGTGCATTTCCACTTTGGTGACGCCGTCGCCCTGACAGGCTTCACAGCGGCCGCCTTTGACGTTGAAACTGAAGCGTCCGGGTTGGTAGCCGCGTGAGCGGGATTCCTGGGTGCCTGCAAAGAGCTCGCGAATAGGTGTGAATATACCGGTGTAGGTCGCCGGGTTGGAGCGGGGCGTGCGGCCGATTGGGCTTTGGTCTATGTCGACGCATTTATCGAACAGTTCCAGGCCTTCGATGCTGTCGTAAGCCGCAGGGTCGAGGGTGGTGGCGCCGTTCAGTGCTGTGGCCGCGAGTGGGTGCAGTGTGGCGTTGATCAGCGTGGACTTGCCGGAGCCCGAGACACCGGTGACGCATGTCATCAGGCCTACAGGAATTTCCAGGGTGACGTTTTGCAGGTTGTTACCTTTGGCGCCAATCAACCGCAGTTTGTTTTTTGCATCAAATGGATGGCGTTTGGCGGGTATGGCAATTTCACGGGTACCGCTTAAATACTGGCCGGTGATGGATTCCTTGTTAGCCATGATCGCTTTAACGTTGCCTTGGGCGATTACCTGGCCGCCGTGCACACCTGCGCCCGGGCCTATGTCGATCACATGGTCGGCAAGGCGGATGGCATCTTCATCGTGTTCTACGACAATGACGGTATTGCCTATGTCGCGTAAGTGGGTGAGGGTTTTTAGCAGGCGTTCATTGTCCCGCTGATGGAGGCCGATGGAGGGTTCATCGAGGATGTACATCACGCCCACCAGTCCGGCGCCGATTTGGCTGGCGAGGCGGATACGCTGCGCCTCACCGCCCGAGAGGGTTTCGGCGCTGCGGTTGAGGGTGAGGTAGTTCAGGCCTACATCGACCAGGAAGCGGAAACGATCGCGCAATTCTTTGAGGATCTTGTCGGCGATGCCTGCTTTGCGGCCGCTAAACTCCAGCTGCATATAGTAATTGTAGGCATCGGCAACGGGCATTTCGGTGATTCTGGGCAGTGGGCGCTCGTCGATAAAGACGTTGCGCGCTTCTATGCGCAGGCGCGTGCCTTCACAGTCCGGACAGGGCTGGCTGGAGAGGAATTTGGTCAGGTCCTCACGCACCGAGTTGGATTCGGTATCGCGATAGCGGCGTTCCATATTTGGCAGTACGCCTTCAAAGCTGTGGCTGCGTTTGTAGACATCGCCGCGATCATTGATGTAATTGAATTCGATAACCTCGTCGCCAGAGCCGTAAAGAACCGCTTCGCGCTGTTTTGCTTTGAGTTTGGCCCAGGGGGTATCGACGTTAAAGCCGTAGTGTTTGGCGAGCGATGCCAGCATGTGAAAGTAGTAGACATTGCGTTTATCCCAGCCGCGGATGGCGCCGTCGGACAGGCTCAGGCTGGTGTCCTGAATCACTTTGTCTTCATCAAAGAATTGGTGCACACCCAAGCCATCGCAGGTGGGGCAGGCGCCGGCAGGGTTATTAAACGAGAACAGGCGTGGTTCCAGTTCGGTCAGGCTGTAATCGCAAATCGGGCAGGCATGTTTGGAGGAAAACAGGCGGTCCGGTGCTTCGCCATCCATATAGCTGATGCAGGCGATACCTTCTGACAGGTTGAGCGCGGTTTCAAAGGATTCTGACAGACGCAGTTTCAGGTCTTCACGTACTTTAAAACGATCAATAACCACTTCGACCGTGTGTTTCTTTTTCTTGTCGAGCTTGGGTGTGTCGTCCAGGTCGCACAATATGCCGTCGATACGCGCGCGAATAAAACCGTCGCGCTTGAGTTGCTCGAACACATGCAGGTGTTCGCCTTTGCGGTCGCGGATTACCGGCGCCAACAGCATGAGCTTGGTGCCTTCGGGCAGGGCGAGGGTGGTATCGACCATTTCACTGATAGTTTGCGCGGCGAGCGGTACATTGTGCTCCGGGCAGCGCGCTTCACCGACGCGGGCATAGAGCAGGCGCAGGTAGTCGTAAATTTCAGTGATGGTTCCCACTGTGGAGCGAGGGTTATGCGAAGTGGATTTTTGCTCGATGGAGATGGCCGGACTCAGACCCTCCACATGATCCACGTCGGGCTTTTCCATCATCGACAGGAATTGGCGCGCATAGGTCGATAGCGACTCCACGTAGCGGCGCTGGCCTTCGGCGTAGAGGGTGTCAAATGCGAGCGAGGATTTGCCCGAGCCCGAGGGGCCGGTAATAACGACGAGTTTGTCGCGCGGGATATCCAGGTCAATATTTTTCAGGTTGTGGGTGCGGGCACCCCTCACAATAATTTTGTCCATCTACTGCAATCCACCCAGGCTACTGACAAAAGAAGAGGCGACGGCAATCGCCCAAAAGGGCAGATTATACGCCAATGCCCTGCTGACAGATGTCACTGATGTGGATTATTCGGTAAGTGTTGGTAAAGCCCGGCGGTGAGATTCTTTTGGGGATTGGTGGTTTGTGCTTGGTGCTAGTTGGTACACTGTCGCCCTTTTGTAAAACCTCTCACTCGATACATCTCCCATGCAAGAACCGGCTAGTTCAATTCAATTCGCCACTCCCGCGCCTTTCGAGAAGAAAGTCGTCTGGTCATTGGCGGCGCTCTATACCTTCCGCATGTTTGGTTTGTTTATGTTGCTGCCGGTGATGGCGCTCTATGGCACTGAATATGCGCATCACAGTCCGTTTCTGTTGGGCTTGGCACTGGGCGCTTACGGCTTTAGCCAGGCGCTGTTGCAGATTCCTTTTGGCGTTTTGTCGGATCGCATTGGTCGCAAGCCACTGATTCTGGTGGGGTTGATTGTATTTGTGCTGGGCAGTGTAGTGGCGGCGCTGGCGGAATCGGTGTACGGGTTGATTCTCGGGCGCTTCCTGCAGGGCGGTGGTGCTATTTCTGCGGTGGTGATGGCGTTGCTCACGGATCTCACGTCGGAAGAGAATCGCACCAAGGCCATGGCCACTATCGGTGCGTCTATTGGTGTGTCCTTTTCGTTGGCCATGACTGCCGGGCCCTTGTTGGCGGCCTGGGGCGGTGTATCGGCAATTTTCTGGCTGACGGCCGTGTTGGGTGTGGTGGGTGTGTATATCCTGCTGAAGTTGGTACCCAATGTGGCAGACACTGTTCGCTCCAAGCGGGAGGCGGTGGCGGTGCCTGCATTATTGGGTAAAACCCTGTTGCACCCGCAGTTGCTGCGCCTGAATGTCGGTATTTTTGTGCTGCATTTTGTCTTGATGTCGAGCTTTGTGGTGCTGCCGCTTATGTTGCAGGATCAACTGCTCATCCCGCGTGATTATCACGGGCTAATTTACTTCCCGCTGTTGGCTTTCGCTTTTGTGCTGATGCTGCCATTTGTGATTATCGCGGAAAAACGCCGCAAGATTAAAAGCGTATTCCTGCTGGCGGTAGGGCTGTTATTGATTGCCGAGCTGGCCCTGATGATAGTGGGCGGCAATCGATTTTTTGCCTTGTTCGTGCTGTTTATTTTTTTCATCGCCTTTAACGTACTGGAGGCGACCCAGCCATCGATGGTGAGTAAAATTGCACCGGCAGGTGCCAAGGGAACGGCCACGGGGATTTACTCAACCTGTCAGGTATTAGGTGTATTTGGCGGTGGTGCATTGGGTGGTTGGCTGTTGCAAACGCAGGGCGCTAACGCCGTGTTTTTACTCAATGCCCTGTTGGTAGCCATATGGCTCGCGGTTGCCTGGTCGATGAAGCCGCCGCACTTTTTGGCCAGTGTGTTGATTCCATTTAATGGGCAGGATCAACAGGCGTTGGCCGATAAACTGCGCGCCGTTGACGGTGTCGCCGAGGTGGTGATTGTCGCTTCGGAAAACACGATTTACCTCAAGGTAGATCAGCGTCGTGTGGATCGTAAAATGCTCGCGGCGATTGTGGATAAGCAACCGTCCCTATAGTAGAGTGTCGCAACCCCTGTGGGGGCACTTAAACAGAAACTTGAAAGCTGCCGAAGTACAAAAAACAGAAGGCAGATACCCGGTAAACAAAGAGGAATCGATTATGGCTCGTGGTATTAACAAAGTAATTTTAATTGGCAATATCGGGCAAGACCCGGAAGTAAAATACATGCCTTCCGGCGGTGCCGTGACCAATGTCAGCGTAGCCACCTCGGAAACCTGGAAAGACAAAAACACTGGCCAACCACAAGAGCGCACTGAGTGGCATCGTGTGGTATTTTTTAATCGCCTGGGTGAAATCGC
The nucleotide sequence above comes from Cellvibrio sp. PSBB023. Encoded proteins:
- the rpsD gene encoding 30S ribosomal protein S4; this encodes MARYIGPTCKLSRREGTDLFLKSGARALDSKCKIETAPGQHGQRRGRLSDYGVQLREKQKVRRIYGILEKQFRGYYKEAARRKGASGENLLKLLECRLDNVVYRMGFGSTRAESRQLVSHKAISVNGKTVNVASFQVAAGDVVAVREKAKKQLRVQNALNLAGQRSNVEWVDVNSEKKEGVFKRIPDRIDLPADINENLIVELYSK
- a CDS encoding MFS transporter — its product is MQEPASSIQFATPAPFEKKVVWSLAALYTFRMFGLFMLLPVMALYGTEYAHHSPFLLGLALGAYGFSQALLQIPFGVLSDRIGRKPLILVGLIVFVLGSVVAALAESVYGLILGRFLQGGGAISAVVMALLTDLTSEENRTKAMATIGASIGVSFSLAMTAGPLLAAWGGVSAIFWLTAVLGVVGVYILLKLVPNVADTVRSKREAVAVPALLGKTLLHPQLLRLNVGIFVLHFVLMSSFVVLPLMLQDQLLIPRDYHGLIYFPLLAFAFVLMLPFVIIAEKRRKIKSVFLLAVGLLLIAELALMIVGGNRFFALFVLFIFFIAFNVLEATQPSMVSKIAPAGAKGTATGIYSTCQVLGVFGGGALGGWLLQTQGANAVFLLNALLVAIWLAVAWSMKPPHFLASVLIPFNGQDQQALADKLRAVDGVAEVVIVASENTIYLKVDQRRVDRKMLAAIVDKQPSL
- the rpoA gene encoding DNA-directed RNA polymerase subunit alpha; amino-acid sequence: MQTAVNEFLTPRHIDVSESGPTRARVVLEPLERGFGHTLGNALRRILLSSMAGCAITEVEIEGVLHEYSAIEGVREDVIEILLNLKGVAVIMHGKDHAVLTLTKKGPGVVTAADIQLDHDVEIKNPDHVIANITGNTELKMRLTIARGRGYQPADSRRRDDDESRAIGRLQLDASFSPVKRLAYSVESARVEQRTDLDKLILDLETNGTIDPEEAIRRAATILQQQLAVFVDLEGEKQSAPEQKEEAIDPILLRPVDDLELTVRSANCLKAENIYYIGDLIQRTEVELLKTPNLGKKSLTEIKDVLASRGLSLGMRLENWPPASLRND
- the uvrA gene encoding excinuclease ABC subunit UvrA — translated: MDKIIVRGARTHNLKNIDLDIPRDKLVVITGPSGSGKSSLAFDTLYAEGQRRYVESLSTYARQFLSMMEKPDVDHVEGLSPAISIEQKSTSHNPRSTVGTITEIYDYLRLLYARVGEARCPEHNVPLAAQTISEMVDTTLALPEGTKLMLLAPVIRDRKGEHLHVFEQLKRDGFIRARIDGILCDLDDTPKLDKKKKHTVEVVIDRFKVREDLKLRLSESFETALNLSEGIACISYMDGEAPDRLFSSKHACPICDYSLTELEPRLFSFNNPAGACPTCDGLGVHQFFDEDKVIQDTSLSLSDGAIRGWDKRNVYYFHMLASLAKHYGFNVDTPWAKLKAKQREAVLYGSGDEVIEFNYINDRGDVYKRSHSFEGVLPNMERRYRDTESNSVREDLTKFLSSQPCPDCEGTRLRIEARNVFIDERPLPRITEMPVADAYNYYMQLEFSGRKAGIADKILKELRDRFRFLVDVGLNYLTLNRSAETLSGGEAQRIRLASQIGAGLVGVMYILDEPSIGLHQRDNERLLKTLTHLRDIGNTVIVVEHDEDAIRLADHVIDIGPGAGVHGGQVIAQGNVKAIMANKESITGQYLSGTREIAIPAKRHPFDAKNKLRLIGAKGNNLQNVTLEIPVGLMTCVTGVSGSGKSTLINATLHPLAATALNGATTLDPAAYDSIEGLELFDKCVDIDQSPIGRTPRSNPATYTGIFTPIRELFAGTQESRSRGYQPGRFSFNVKGGRCEACQGDGVTKVEMHFLPDVYVPCDVCKGKRYNRETLDVKYKGKNIHEVLEMTVEDSRAFFDAIPSIANKLQTLIDVGLSYIRLGQSATTLSGGEAQRVKLAKELSKRDTGKTLYILDEPTTGLHFYDIQQLLNVLHRLRDHGNTVVVIEHNLDVIKTADWIVDLGPEGGSGGGQIIATGTPEEIAQLEHSHTGRFLKPMLKVKKTKAAKK
- the rplQ gene encoding 50S ribosomal protein L17, whose amino-acid sequence is MRHKLSGRQLGRNASHRKAMFRNMVTSLVEHELIKTTLPKAKELRRFAEPLITLAKVDSVANRRLAFARLNNKEAVGKLFSQLGPRYNTRPGGYVRILKCGFRAGDKAPMAYVELVDRPAKALDSAVEAE